Proteins from a single region of Fervidobacterium thailandense:
- a CDS encoding CDP-glycerol glycerophosphotransferase family protein, which produces MIIFHKYVGFKQEFQTVVRTLKEHKVKHGEVVLANPGLRKFHVLLRVLVSGLIINEPVIHVFQAYSRMVSRICRKQINIYLNHGWGTKKSPGNLEIIDPETLKKWRQLKKKTDFVICYSDFDAEYFMKNEYLKDIPDPKFIPLGHPRNDFLVKNKENETFRSFLKKILEIPECEKIILFAPTHRESKLARTDYDERMMTSFLEQIAVLDKKLQERRFFLIFKPHYLSRKFRNFPRFSNIKVSHDTDPRLLMLVSDILVTDYSSIYVDYLLLQRPIVFYQPDLEYYQHIRGLVVDPKNPIHMPGPKISKLSQILELKEEDFKSFDLEKSRAFFHKYWDDRASERLASFLQKLLSQDDL; this is translated from the coding sequence ATGATAATATTTCATAAATATGTCGGTTTCAAACAAGAATTCCAGACTGTGGTCCGCACTCTCAAAGAACACAAAGTCAAGCATGGTGAGGTGGTCCTAGCTAATCCAGGTTTACGGAAGTTTCATGTCCTTTTAAGAGTTCTCGTGTCAGGACTAATTATAAATGAACCGGTGATTCATGTTTTCCAAGCTTATTCGCGAATGGTTTCAAGAATTTGCCGAAAGCAGATAAATATCTACTTAAACCACGGCTGGGGGACAAAGAAAAGTCCAGGAAACTTAGAGATAATTGATCCTGAAACACTGAAAAAGTGGCGGCAACTAAAGAAAAAAACTGACTTTGTAATATGCTATTCAGATTTTGATGCTGAATACTTTATGAAAAATGAATATTTAAAGGACATTCCGGATCCAAAGTTCATCCCTTTAGGTCATCCGCGAAATGACTTTTTAGTTAAAAACAAGGAGAATGAAACTTTCAGAAGTTTTCTAAAAAAAATCCTGGAAATTCCGGAATGTGAAAAAATAATACTCTTCGCCCCCACACATAGGGAAAGTAAGTTGGCAAGGACAGATTATGACGAAAGGATGATGACATCCTTTCTTGAGCAAATTGCTGTTCTGGACAAAAAACTACAAGAACGTAGATTCTTTCTAATTTTTAAGCCCCACTATTTGAGTCGCAAATTTAGAAACTTTCCACGATTTTCGAATATAAAAGTTTCGCATGATACAGATCCTCGGTTACTCATGCTGGTGTCCGACATTTTAGTAACCGACTACAGTTCAATTTATGTTGACTATTTACTGCTTCAGAGGCCAATTGTTTTTTATCAGCCTGATCTGGAATATTACCAGCATATCAGGGGATTAGTTGTTGACCCAAAAAACCCGATCCATATGCCTGGTCCGAAGATATCAAAATTGTCACAAATCTTAGAACTCAAAGAAGAAGACTTTAAAAGTTTTGATTTAGAGAAATCAAGAGCGTTCTTCCATAAGTACTGGGATGACAGAGCTTCAGAACGGCTTGCAAGTTTTCTTCAGAAATTGTTGTCACAAGACGATCTTTAA
- a CDS encoding lipopolysaccharide biosynthesis protein: protein MSRYRKLFTDTLILAAGNLGTKTVQFLLLPVITRYLSPKDLGKLDILSTTVLLIVPLFSLQIPEAVLRFTVEYTRNNVETTELLVSALVFSFFSAVPVFFLCLISSKLETFKNFGLFLFIIYVLSVLNTVLRQYIRGIDKVRVYVISDLLYSLSFAVSLVLLLKIFSLGLNGYLLSMVLAFSTSLLFVAPIVFVSVGWSKKLLPINTAILRQMLIYSLPLVPNGIMWWVITASDRYILRAFLGYEATGIYSVATKIPSLVTVFYSVFHQAWQVSSMEESSNQNYPKYFTMVFSAVQTYLFLGASMGLLILKPFLSVYINESYGESWKYVPFLLLGAVYQVFSGFFGVNYGNFKRTAGAFYSTFIAALVKITTFLFLLKPAGIQAASISTMLGYLSMWIIRIRHTKEIANVYIDSKLNIVCSILLTAQATSLTILGENSYIVQLAIFGALLGSVRRHLKALFALSFSYIRSVMKVK, encoded by the coding sequence ATGTCAAGATATAGAAAGTTATTTACCGACACCTTAATACTAGCTGCTGGCAATCTTGGGACAAAAACGGTTCAGTTTTTGCTTCTGCCAGTTATTACGCGCTATCTTAGTCCAAAGGACCTTGGCAAGCTGGACATACTCTCTACAACTGTTTTGCTCATAGTCCCATTGTTTTCTCTGCAAATTCCAGAGGCTGTATTACGTTTTACAGTTGAATATACGCGGAACAACGTTGAAACTACTGAATTACTTGTATCAGCACTCGTTTTTTCGTTCTTCAGTGCGGTACCCGTATTCTTCTTATGTTTGATTTCTTCAAAGCTCGAAACATTTAAAAACTTCGGCTTGTTCCTCTTTATTATTTACGTTTTATCTGTGCTCAACACTGTGCTTAGGCAGTACATCCGTGGCATAGACAAAGTGAGAGTTTATGTCATTAGCGATCTTTTATATTCACTTAGCTTCGCTGTTTCGCTAGTTTTACTATTGAAAATTTTTAGCCTGGGTTTGAATGGATATTTGCTTTCCATGGTGCTTGCTTTTTCAACATCGTTACTGTTTGTCGCACCAATCGTCTTCGTTTCGGTTGGCTGGTCAAAAAAATTATTACCCATCAATACGGCGATTTTACGGCAGATGCTAATCTATTCTCTCCCGTTAGTTCCCAATGGTATAATGTGGTGGGTCATCACTGCTTCCGATAGATACATTCTGAGAGCTTTTTTGGGTTACGAAGCTACAGGAATTTATTCGGTTGCAACGAAGATTCCATCATTAGTTACGGTTTTTTACAGCGTTTTTCACCAAGCATGGCAAGTATCATCCATGGAGGAATCTTCAAACCAGAATTATCCAAAATACTTTACTATGGTTTTCTCCGCAGTTCAAACTTACCTCTTTCTAGGGGCGTCAATGGGCCTTCTCATTCTAAAGCCGTTTCTAAGTGTTTACATAAATGAGTCCTACGGTGAGTCGTGGAAGTATGTTCCGTTTTTGTTGCTCGGAGCAGTGTATCAAGTTTTTTCTGGATTCTTTGGGGTAAATTACGGGAACTTTAAAAGAACCGCGGGTGCATTTTACTCTACATTTATAGCTGCCTTAGTGAAGATTACAACGTTCCTATTTCTTCTTAAACCTGCCGGAATCCAGGCTGCATCTATTTCAACAATGCTCGGATATCTCTCGATGTGGATTATCCGGATTAGACATACTAAGGAGATAGCAAATGTGTATATCGACTCTAAGTTAAATATTGTTTGTTCCATTTTGTTAACTGCTCAAGCCACCAGTCTTACTATCCTTGGTGAGAATTCTTACATTGTTCAACTTGCAATTTTTGGCGCTCTTCTGGGTTCAGTTCGTCGACATTTAAAGGCTCTCTTTGCTCTTTCTTTTTCATACATCAGGAGCGTGATGAAAGTTAAATGA
- a CDS encoding DUF4145 domain-containing protein, translating into MLMRVQPRICIADFRRLGETVCKRVLERLRLMKEGYTFKEMVDVLGRENILSKKAIGYLNVVRTIGNFAVHPSDDVFTDEDVRVVSYAFSQVLKEILEKGLL; encoded by the coding sequence ATGTTGATGAGAGTGCAGCCGAGGATTTGTATTGCGGATTTTAGGAGACTCGGTGAAACAGTATGCAAGAGGGTTCTTGAAAGACTCAGGCTCATGAAGGAAGGTTACACCTTTAAAGAAATGGTGGACGTGCTTGGTAGGGAGAATATACTCAGCAAGAAGGCGATAGGATATTTGAACGTGGTGCGGACCATTGGAAATTTTGCGGTTCATCCATCGGATGACGTTTTTACCGACGAGGATGTGAGAGTTGTTTCGTATGCTTTTTCTCAGGTGCTTAAGGAGATACTGGAAAAGGGGTTGTTGTGA
- a CDS encoding UDP-galactopyranose mutase — protein sequence MDQEYYQPVAVVNYPNDYDWTRITEYKYFLGEKSPKTVVHFEYSMPKGEPYT from the coding sequence ATGGACCAGGAGTATTACCAGCCGGTTGCGGTGGTGAATTATCCGAATGATTATGATTGGACAAGGATAACGGAGTACAAGTATTTTTTGGGAGAAAAGAGTCCGAAAACGGTTGTGCACTTTGAATATTCCATGCCAAAAGGAGAGCCATACACGTAG
- a CDS encoding DDE-type integrase/transposase/recombinase, protein MYNSLKRGTPPPPHERRYTICQENSTFLKDPLVLTAIIPKSTPIQKHSVFQRLLPECFSIYCWIKTLSSAIKFSPIHFKVLCVDEKFEKLASKGKTDTVYVFLAVSLDNYLIANFGVSLNRDMLQAIKLIFPCQPKLVLSDGLTSYAQACEYLNVQHKTISSKTNQAVESRNSLLAMFTQVRRGFKKLSNVISYIKAFVVLHNIKRELRMQEPGDWVKIQRLLVEYLVNHFEELFAFAELDAY, encoded by the coding sequence TTGTATAATTCCTTAAAAAGGGGTACCCCCCCTCCACCCCACGAAAGGAGGTATACCATATGCCAAGAAAACTCAACCTTCCTCAAAGACCCTCTTGTTCTTACTGCCATCATCCCAAAGTCTACGCCCATTCAGAAACATTCTGTCTTTCAACGGCTACTGCCCGAGTGTTTCTCCATCTACTGCTGGATAAAAACTCTCTCTTCTGCCATCAAGTTCTCACCTATCCACTTCAAGGTCCTTTGCGTCGATGAAAAGTTCGAAAAACTCGCCTCAAAGGGAAAGACCGATACCGTCTATGTCTTTCTTGCTGTCAGTCTTGATAACTACCTGATTGCCAACTTCGGTGTTTCTCTCAATCGCGATATGCTCCAAGCCATCAAGCTAATATTCCCTTGCCAACCTAAGCTTGTGCTATCTGATGGATTAACCTCATATGCCCAAGCTTGTGAGTACCTAAACGTCCAACACAAGACCATCAGTTCAAAGACTAATCAAGCGGTAGAATCCAGAAACAGCCTTCTTGCGATGTTCACGCAAGTCAGAAGAGGGTTCAAGAAGTTATCGAACGTGATCAGCTACATCAAAGCGTTCGTTGTACTGCACAACATCAAGCGGGAGTTGAGAATGCAAGAGCCAGGAGACTGGGTGAAGATACAAAGACTGCTGGTGGAGTACCTGGTGAATCACTTTGAAGAGCTATTTGCGTTTGCTGAATTGGATGCGTATTGA
- the ispD gene encoding 2-C-methyl-D-erythritol 4-phosphate cytidylyltransferase yields the protein MFDGKRVYAFILAAGSSERFGMDIPKQYVRISGKTVLEHTLEVFENNEFIDEIYLIVNPQHRDLVEEIMVRNFFKKVSKILNGGKTRQESTKVAISALEDLDSYVLVHDAVRPFVSHRIINAVLDKLKEFESVDVAIPATDTIIKVSQNLISEVPNRHELMLGQTPQGFRAGVLKKAYEIFDRNPIAATDDCTLVLKYNLGRVYVVEGERFNIKITYPEDLYLVDKIFQVRTAGVTNLETADLRSLKEKVLVVFGGNTGIGLKICELAQKYGAKAYAFSRRNACDVSSPDDVRKALREVNDREGKIDFVVDSAAVLSLSTLDSSSYDSILTQIMTNYFGAIVIAKESFPFLQKTKGALLLFASSSYTRGRKLYSIYSSTKAALVNLAQALSEEWAVHNCRVNVINPERTNTELRRKNFGLEDPSSLLDPHVVAEVALKVLLSNFTGQVIDIRKQDYF from the coding sequence GTGTTTGACGGAAAAAGAGTTTATGCTTTTATTCTCGCAGCAGGAAGTTCAGAGCGTTTCGGAATGGACATACCTAAGCAGTACGTAAGAATTTCGGGAAAGACTGTTCTAGAGCATACGTTAGAGGTTTTTGAAAATAATGAATTTATCGATGAAATATATCTCATTGTTAACCCGCAGCACAGGGACCTTGTCGAAGAAATAATGGTCAGAAATTTTTTTAAGAAAGTTTCGAAGATTTTGAATGGAGGAAAGACACGTCAGGAAAGTACGAAAGTAGCGATCTCGGCTCTTGAAGACTTAGATTCTTACGTTCTAGTCCACGATGCTGTGAGGCCGTTCGTATCTCATAGGATTATCAATGCAGTACTTGACAAGCTTAAAGAGTTTGAATCTGTTGATGTTGCGATTCCGGCAACTGACACTATCATAAAAGTCAGTCAGAATTTGATTAGTGAAGTACCAAATAGACATGAGCTCATGCTTGGACAAACTCCCCAAGGCTTTAGAGCGGGGGTGTTAAAAAAAGCGTACGAAATTTTTGATCGGAACCCAATTGCAGCAACTGATGACTGCACTCTTGTTTTAAAGTACAACTTAGGAAGAGTTTACGTAGTGGAGGGTGAACGATTCAATATTAAGATAACATATCCGGAGGACCTTTATCTCGTGGATAAGATTTTCCAAGTTCGTACAGCAGGCGTGACAAATTTAGAGACTGCTGATCTGCGGTCACTGAAAGAAAAAGTTCTCGTTGTTTTTGGTGGAAATACAGGCATAGGTCTTAAGATTTGCGAACTTGCTCAAAAGTACGGAGCAAAAGCCTATGCTTTTTCAAGAAGAAATGCTTGTGATGTATCAAGTCCTGATGATGTGAGAAAAGCGCTTAGAGAAGTTAATGATAGGGAAGGAAAAATCGACTTTGTGGTTGATTCTGCAGCAGTACTGAGCTTATCAACCTTGGATTCTTCAAGTTATGACTCGATTCTTACGCAAATCATGACTAACTATTTTGGGGCAATTGTGATTGCGAAAGAGTCGTTTCCATTCCTTCAAAAGACAAAAGGTGCTTTGTTACTTTTTGCGTCAAGCTCATACACCCGAGGTAGAAAATTGTACTCAATATACTCCTCTACAAAAGCAGCACTTGTAAATTTGGCTCAGGCATTATCTGAAGAATGGGCAGTACATAACTGTAGAGTGAATGTAATAAACCCAGAGAGAACTAATACAGAACTACGAAGGAAAAATTTCGGACTTGAGGACCCAAGTTCTTTGTTGGATCCTCATGTAGTTGCGGAGGTTGCTCTAAAGGTTCTGCTCTCCAATTTCACTGGACAAGTGATTGATATAAGAAAGCAAGACTACTTTTAA